From one Branchiostoma floridae strain S238N-H82 chromosome 3, Bfl_VNyyK, whole genome shotgun sequence genomic stretch:
- the LOC118412548 gene encoding uncharacterized protein LOC118412548 produces MDGNPLVIVYCFSMGQLTISLLFFLFTAEPLVSGLCLEEGFGDSGCDSFRNLLSDCGHIQTAGFPLAPYKNDTVCEWHIHVRPRHRIVLVFDRFQLEESGETCEYDQLSIHDGVNEKAPKLGTFCGRYDSFKVLSSRNHLYLKFTSDASMAAAGFYASYVSEEAGHEAHQAIVDMGQKTFPCPGSLNITGDEMALIPLQLTLQSELRERMWITWDPWGVVDKSYLRIYEGNNINTTPVVDDNFRQKVTRSFSPKGHQFLLSLHLWNRDGGVFMQCFIEDVVDELPLCFPDPKNTNVGSVVFGKNMHPRQDDAHVHCKIAVKAPSDQQLLASMDLVNTSPTISTRQQINGNNARVDLYDGTMRLGSMWPAPYVTLPLPTLTSGNELLIILWKDSANLQSAQWTPKIQYSPTGCRDLSHHLTKNGTTTIQAPCGIFKHLPDHDFTNYDYRIRIEMKENMFIEILMPPLSRYEGIRFMCKGMKDGCDEDLQIYDLQGNSPVLIYSYCREAEEDWKTITSSSHAIEMVYRSFCTWSRSGFYFHFRTTECTQIPTTSCKQQQDLQAPCGFFQPPPRSDVDRQPLVCDWHISPPPGNKAVLTFQNLSLTADQKGEDFILIQELEDDGTFRTVLDIRQSYPLFSVELKSSQVMVKFVKDRIGTKKDPTFTAFYTTTKAVTPNTEPIEMEELCESGFQYYRSNCYRVVVNEETLSWETAQQRCTEAGSDLASISSPEEMEHVKELLERETGAVDRDSTISAFIGLMTTGHDAKYAWVDGSKVLFTYWRGTTPLPAGQNTESCALMLTGQTETKWFTVPCNYPEATRTYICKAKARGCNKDWTMVGFACLRPYELSSRPSNPSRQADRLCSEAGSSVATVNSSIDFLRVQGYLQNMWPVYPRPRVYMNIKYDGSDTCGVVERRYDTEGDSWIVPRTDCAFRRPNLVLCSMRVDASTCPSSCKCSDGVVSCINKGLAKIPAKIPRTTRELYLARNRLNLTKDSLRTWRLLTTLDVSENSLREIPVGTFSSMFRLKALNISGNLIHRLTAETFKGLASLHVLDLTGNNVNDVSMDAFQGLPDLYKLNTNQYKLCCMAPQTNVCSAQQDYVSSCEHLIGSNSLTVTTWFLGVVSIVGNPAILIYQVRSKTSGPSKHFLCNLAIADALTGLYMIIIASANTYYQDRYILNEQRWRSHAACAIATGLVTFSKMASLFLVVAIVVQIHLISRLPSTIRRFKNRYIAIMIATCWMSAFMCTVVTMNIPHLGLLDVQTTAACSPFIDIIQKQGRWKYWFVLFVTLPTIMTLASVACWSLSCYVEGLNSTNDGKNKVKHYEKQRTTKTIIVTDFICWIIVAVVGMFSTVQDDIFVTLTPWIALFVVPVTCGLNPMIQVAAATQRWPMKREVACKDDVEVETVEQLCRSLHEASNITAIEKDENSEGTLIQSYLQCLSGDIVPSHVVKVLLQFRKGYEIQQESAITNEMMILRRIGQAGGHQNVVRQCAIADKDAMKWALYTLHHHYKLREVLTDLTSEDLLTTNLDMTKALKFLHQNDIVLGKMSLDALLVEKEPHLKVLIADFSNAKVVGSNNNSNKDFDADFQEWKKLKGVIERKSSNFSLPINIVLRRF; encoded by the exons GGCTGTGCCTGGAAGAGGGTTTCGGAGACTCAGGCTGTGATAGCTTCAGAAATCTGCTGTCCGACTGTGGTCACATCCAAACCGCTGGTTTCCCACTTGCGCCGTATAAGAACGACACAGTGTGTGAATGGCACATCCATGTTAGGCCAAGACACCGCATCGTGCTAGTGTTCGACCGCTTTCAGCTGGAAGAATCAG GCGAAACTTGTGAGTATGACCAACTGTCTATCCACGATGGTGTCAATGAAAAAGCTCCCAAGCTAGGGACTTTTTGCGGCAGGTATGATTCTTTCAAAGTCCTCTCCAGCCGAAACCACTTGTACCTCAAGTTCACTTCTGACGCATCCATGGCTGCTGCAGGTTTCTACGCATCATACGTTTCCGAAG AAGCAGGGCACGAGGCCCACCAAGCCATTGTTGACATGGGCCAGAAGACGTTCCCGTGCCCGGGTTCGTTGAATATCACTGGGGACGAGATGGCCTTAATACCACTGCAGCTCACCCTGCAGAGCGAGCTGAGGGAGCGGATGTGGATAACCTGGGACCCTTGGGGCGTAGTTGACAAAAGCTACTTACGG ATATACGAAGGCAACAACATCAATACAACGCCAGTCGTAGATGACAACTTCAGACAGAAAGTGACTCGCTCATTTAGTCCTAAAGGTCACCAATTCTTACTTTCACTCCATCTTTGGAACAGAGACGGCGGTGTTTTCATGCAGTGCTTCATTGAAG ATGTTGTCGATGAACTCCCTTTGTGCTTTCCTGACCCGAAAAATACCAACGTTGGGTCTGTGGTATTTGGTAAAAATATGCATCCAAGACAAGATG ATGCACACGTGCATTGCAAGATCGCGGTAAAGGCTCCAAGCGATCAGCAACTTCTGGCCAGCATGGACCTCGTCAACACAAGCCCAACAATTTCAACTCGACAACAAATAAACGGCAACAACGCTCGAGTCGACCTGTATGATGGTACGATGAGGCTAGGATCTATGTGGCCAGCGCCCTACGTGACTCTTCCGCTCCCAACTCTAACTTCTGGAAATGAGCTTTTGATCATACTGTGGAAAGACTCAGCAAACCTGCAAAGTGCGCAGTGGACTCCTAAGATTCAGTACAGCCCAACAG GCTGTCGAGATCTATCGCACCACCTCACGAAGAATGGAACCACGACTATCCAAGCACCTTGTGGCATATTCAAGCACCTCCCCGACCATGACTTCACCAACTATGACTATCGAATACGTATTGAAATGAAAGAGAATATGTTCATAGAGATTCTTATGCCGCCACTATCGAGGTACGAAGGCATCAGATTCATGTGCAAAGGAATGAAGGATGGATGCGACGAGGACTTACAG ATTTACGACTTACAAGGGAATTCGCCAGTGTTGATTTACTCGTATTGCCGGGAAGCAGAGGAGGACTGGAAGACGATTACGTCATCTAGTCACGCAATTGAGATGGTCTACAGGTCCTTCTGCACCTGGTCTAGGAGCGGATTTTATTTCCATTTCAGGACGACGG AATGCACACAGATACCAACAACAAGCTGTAAGCAGCAACAGGACCTACAGGCACCATGCGGGTTCTTTCAACCACCTCCCCGCAGTGACGTGGACAGGCAGCCGTTAGTATGCGACTGGCACATATCACCTCCACCAGGAAACAAGGCGGTGCTAACGTTCCAAAACCTCAGTCTAACGGCGGACCAGAAAGGAGAGGACTTCATCTTAATCCAAGAGCTGGAAGACGATGGCACATTTCGAACAGTTCTGGATATACGGCAAAGTTATCCATTGTTCTCAGTGGAGCTCAAAAGTTCGCAGGTGATGGTAAAGTTTGTCAAGGACAGAATAGGCACAAAGAAGGACCCGACGTTTACTGCCTTTTACACAACCACCAAAGCTGTAACTCCAAACACAGAACCAATTGAAATGG AGGAGCTGTGTGAAAGTGGGTTTCAATATTACCGGAGCAACTGTTACCGTGTGGTCGTCAACGAGGAAACGTTATCTTGGGAAACAGCCCAACAAAG ATGCACGGAGGCGGGTTCGGATCTGGCCAGTATTTCCAGCCCAGAAGAGATGGAACACGTAAAAGAACTTCTGGAGAGAGAGACGGGTGCTGTAGACAGGGATAGCACCATCTCGGCTTTTATAGGTCTCATGACGACCGGTCATGACGCGAAATATGCATGGGTGGATGGCAGTAAAGTGCT TTTCACATATTGGAGAGGGACAACCCCGTTGCCAGCTGGACAGAATACGGAGAGTTGCGCTCTGATGCTGACTGGCCAAACGGAGACAAAGTGGTTCACCGTGCCCTGTAACTATCCCGAGGCTACTAGGACCTATATCTGCAAGGCCAAGGCCAGAG GTTGCAACAAGGACTGGACCATGGTAGGATTCGCCTGCCTTAGGCCCTACGAGCTGTCTTCCCGTCCGTCAAATCCATCTAGACAGGCCGATCGGTTGTGCAGTGAGGCAGGCTCATCCGTTGCAACCGTCAACTCTTCGATCGATTTTCTCCGCGTTCAGGGTTACCTTCAAAATATGTGGCCAGTCTATCCCCGACCGCGTGTCTATATGAATATCAAATATGATGGATCAGATACATGTGGTGTAGTCGAGCGGCGTTACGATACCGAGGGGGATAGTTGGATCGTTCCAAGAACTGACTGTGCATTTCGCAGACCCAATCTGGTGTTATGCTCTATGCGAGTTGATG CATCCACTTGCCCTTCCTCCTGCAAGTGCTCAGATGGAGTCGTTAGCTGTATAAACAAAGGCCTTGCCAAGATCCCAGCCAAGATCCCAAGAACAACCCGAGAACT GTACCTTGCTCGCAACAGGCTCAACCTGACAAAAGACTCCCTGAGAACATGGCGCCTGTTAACCACCCT gGATGTCAGTGAAAATTCCTTGAGGGAAATTCCCGTTGGTACATTTTCCAGCATGTTTCGTCTAAAAGCCCT GAACATCAGTGGCAACCTCATTCACAGATTAACGGCAGAGACATTTAAAGGATTGGCCAGCTTGCACGTTCT TGATCTTACAGGTAACAATGTGAATGATGTTTCAATGGATGCATTTCAAGGTCTTCCTGATCTTTACAAGCT GAACACCAATCAATACAAGCTGTGCTGCATGGCACCCCAGACCAACGTCTGCTCTGCTCAGCAGGATTATGTCTCCTCGTGTGAGCATCTTATCGGAAGCAACAGCCTAACAGTAACAACGTGGTTCCTTGGAGTAGTGTCAATAGTTGGCAATCCGGCCATTTTAATATATCAAGTGAGGAGCAAAACAAGCGGACCGTCAAAGCACTTTCTTTGCAATCTTGCCATAGCAGATGCCTTGACTGGATTATACATGATCATCATAGCCTCTGCAAACACCTATTATCAAGATCGTTATATTCTAAACGAACAACGATGGCGTTCCCATGCTGCCTGTGCTATTGCAACGGGATTAGTGACGTTTTCCAAAATGGCCTCACTCTTCCTAGTAGTAGCAATAGTTGTACAGATCCACCTCATATCTCGCCTCCCGAGTACCATTCGGAGATTTAAGAACAGATACATTGCTATTATGATAGCTACGTGCTGGATGTCCGCTTTTATGTGCACCGTTGTAACGATGAACATACCTCATCTTGGATTGCTTGACGTGCAAACGACTGCTGCGTGCTCACCATTTATAGACATTATCCAGAAGCAAGGAAGGTGGAAATATTGGTTTGTACTGTTCGTCACTCTTCCAACCATCATGACGTTGGCATCTGTAGCATGTTGGAGTTTAAGCTGCTATGTAGAGGGATTGAACAGCACGAACGATGGCAAGAATAAAGTAAAACACTatgaaaaacaaagaacaacCAAGACAATCATCGTGACAGACTTCATCTGCTGGATAATCGTTGCTGTTGTTGGCATGTTCTCCACGGTACAGGATGATATCTTTGTCACACTGACGCCATGGATTGCTCTGTTTGTTGTGCCTGTGACGTGTGGACTCAATCCGATGATTCAAGTAGCTGCAGCAACACAACGATGGCCCATGAAGAGAGAGGTTGCGTGCAAGGACGACGTTGAAGTGGAAACAGTGGAACAACTTTGCAGGAGTCTGCACGAAGCTTCAAATATAACCG CAATTGAAAAAGACGAGAATTCAGAAGGGACTCTCATACAGTCATATCTGCAATGCCTTTCCGGTGACATAGTACCCAGTCACGTGGTTAAAGTGCTTCTTCAGTTCAGGAAAGGG TATGAAATACAACAAGAGTCAGCTATCACAAATGAAATGATGATACTGAGGCGGATAGGACAAGCTGGGGGACACCAGAATGTTGTCCGACAGTGTGCCATTGCTGACAAAGACGCAATGAAATg GGCCCTGTACACGCTCCATCATCATTACAAACTGAGAGAGGTGCTGACCGACCTAACATCTGAAGACTTGCTTACGACCAACTTGGACATGACGAAAGCCTTGAAGTTCCTTCACCAAAACGACATCGTTCTTGGGAAAATGTCTCTAGATGCTCTCCTGGTTGAAAAG GAGCCACACTTGAAGGTTCTCATCGCAGATTTCTCCAATGCCAAGGTCGTCGGCAGTAACAACAACTCTAACAAAGACTTTGACGCAGATTTCCAAGAATGGAAGAAGCTGAAAGGTGTAATCGAACGAAAATCATCAAATTTTTCCCTGCCAATAAACATTGTGCTGAGGAGGTTTTAA